The following proteins come from a genomic window of Chelmon rostratus isolate fCheRos1 chromosome 23, fCheRos1.pri, whole genome shotgun sequence:
- the slc3a2a gene encoding solute carrier family 3 member 2a: protein MNRDTEIDMKEVMLNEGELGKQLISGDSQAAGGEKNGSIKKVAEDEVTFTGLSKEELMKVAGTPGWVRTRWILLVLFWLGWVGMLAGAIVIIVRAPRCKPIPPMNWWNEGPLYQVSDADAFSDGLAGIEAKLDNINQLKVKGLVLGPLHTVQPNQPSTLNFEDIDPTKGTKKALTDVLEKAHKKGISVVLDLTPNYLGAAPWFSSSDVGEVIEKVKAAAEYWFSLGVDGIKISDLDVASNSADWSMLQAVVQNNDTESTKKRALMGVVEGLSAANVSLLANTTGVDLILSDLLNSKDGGVRIKAMDTLSSQQASMAWGLGATQQDQLAKQATTQGLIRLYQLLLFTMPGTPVFTYGDEIGLQAGQGSESPKMVWDIEKEPAEGAAVNESTEAERKERVDTRKWFISLSDLRGKERSLLHGQYYPLYSSASSLSFLRVWDQSERYITAVNWGTASETLKFTLAPTEEVELPETAKVKLSTDEDLKPDTSVSLDKITLGPGQAVLLQFPYTG from the exons ATGaatagagacacagagatcGACATGAAGGAGGTCATGCTCAATGAGGGCGAGCTGGGCAAGCAGCTCATCTCGGGCGACAGCCAGGCTGCAGGCGGAGAGAAAAATGGCAGCATCAAGAAGGTCGCCGAAGATGAGGTGACATTCACCGGCCTGTCCAAAGAGGAGCTGATGAAGGTTGCTGGCACACCAGG ATGGGTGCGAACCCGTTGGATTCTTCTCGTCCTGTTCTGGCTGGGATGGGTAGGCATGCTGGCTGGAGCCATTGTGATCATAGTCCGGGCCCCTCGCTGCAAACCCATCCCTCCGATGAACTGGTGGAACGAAGGACCTCTGTACCAGGTCTCTGACGCTGATGCTTTCTCTGATGGACTGGCAG GTATTGAGGCAAAGTTGGACAACATAAACCAGTTGAAGGTGAAAGGCCTGGTTCTCGGCCCTCTTCACACCGTCCAGCCCAACCAGCCGAGCACCCTGAACTTTGAAGATATCGACCCCACCAAGGGAACAAAGAAAGCCCTCACTGATGTGCTGGAAAAGGCCCACAAGAAGG GCATTTCTGTGGTGCTTGACCTGACTCCAAACTATTTGGGAGCTGCTCCCTGgttcagcagcagtgatgttgGTGAAGTGATAGAGAAAGTCAAG GCTGCAGCGGAATACTGGTTCAGCTTGGGTGTTGATGGCATCAAAATATCTGACCTCGATGTCGCCTCCAACTCTGCTGATTGGTCAATGCTGCAGGCTGTCGTCCAGAACAATGACACTGAGTCCACCAAGAAGAG GGCGCTGATGGGTGTGGTTGAAGGTTTGTCAGCTGCAAATGTGTCTCTGCTCGCTAATACAACTGGTGTAGATCTCATCCTGTCTGACCTGCTCAACAGCAAAGATGGAG GTGTGCGCATCAAGGCCATGGACACCCTTAGTTCTCAGCAGGCTAGCATGGCCTGGGGTCTCGGTGCCACCCAACAGGACCAGCTGGCTAAACAGGCGACGACTCAGGGCCTAATCcgtctctaccagctcctgcTGTTCACCATGCCTGGAACCCCGGTGTTTACCTATGGAGACGAGATCGGCCTTCAAGCAGGACAA GGTTCAGAATCTCCGAAAATGGTTTGGGACATAGAGAAGGAAcctgctgaaggagctgctgtcaaTGAGAGTACTGAG GCTGAGCGGAAGGAGCGCGTTGATACAAGGAAGTGGTTCATATCCCTCAGCGACCTGCGAGGCAAAGAGCGCTCTCTCCTCCACGGCCAGTACTACCCTCTCTACTCTTCcgcttcctccctctctttcctccgtGTGTGGGACCAGAGTGAGAGATACATCACTGCCGTCAACTGGGGAACCGCGTCTGAGACGCTCAAGTTCACACTGGCACCTACAG AGGAAGTAGAGTTGCCAGAGACAGCCAAGGTGAAGCTGTCAACTGACGAAGACCTGAAACCAGACACCTCTGTCAGCTTGGACAAAATCACCCTCGGACCTGGAcaagctgtgctgctgcagttccCCTATACAGGCTAA